In a genomic window of Gadus macrocephalus chromosome 9, ASM3116895v1:
- the zcchc14 gene encoding zinc finger CCHC domain-containing protein 14 — MNLFITRYKYLRLFAYYLCYFLLVCVCVCVCVCVCVCVCVCVRVRVWLCVCVCVCVCVCVCVCVCVCVCARVRVCVCACARVVVCVCVCVCVCVCVCVCVCVCVCACVRVVVCVCSREMKLEKRYGAPQFPGSCGGIAMVTPSSHMRLSLHPASTGELRLEVEAGAHHQGIPVPRDGSSSSGYSSSLGSPRSPLRRSTAFDRTKDVHRPLGVPEKERACLLLLGSSAGRPTAQVLPVQTEPPPPLPAPPPSAAPPSSSSSSSSSSSSSSSSSSPCHPVFSLGPLHPPHPGYPHHPLLALTSPRKLRPLPMGPDDRTKAGLAPPGPGGGPGPGGLRLDALQDPGGCRGLMGGGAVGLMMDTSSALAPAPAACSLQHASHGPPVHFHLSSAPAPAAYYSYPAGAASFSSVFSSSCFAPYSSSSSSSPGGGGRGGGGGGGGAGYVPMATGINPAPGSYCSAPAVTASPSPSPPSSSSSSSSSSSCSSSLDGPPPGGANNGGGHHPPSACPCSACGCHGGGCGAFGALPGYAAAGYLRPFPAAAAGGPGPSLFALGPVLHFSPLLPSPSPSSSSSSPSPGCAPGGGPFTYPLVAPQALYRHGLLSHDLHPPPPPQHGCGGHAAPETQRNGVPKRPPGGLSCYNCGVGGHRAEDCRQPPMDAQQGTFRLKYIPRPDIQESGE; from the exons ATGAATTTATTCATTACCCGTTATAAGTATCTGCGTTTGTTTGCTTATTACTTGTGTTAttttctgcttgtgtgtgtgtgtgtgtgtgtgtgtgtgtgtgtgtgtgtgtgtgtgtgtgtgtgtgtgcgtgtgcgcgtgtggttgtgtgtgtgtgtgtgtgtgtgtgtgtgtgtgtgtgtgtgtgtgtgtgtgtgtgtgtgcgtgtgtgcgcgtgtgcgtgtgtgtgtgtgtgcgtgtgcgcgtgtggttgtgtgtgtgtgtgtgtgtgtgtgtgtgtgtgtgtgtgtgtgtgtgtgtgtgtgtgtgtgtgtgtgtgcgtgtgtgcgtgtggttgtgtgtgtgtgtagccgggAGATGAAGCTAGAGAAGCGATATGGTGCCCCCCAGTTCCCGGGCTCCTGTGGTGGCATCGCTATGGTAACGCCCTCCAGCCACATGAGGCTCTCCTTACATCCCGCATCCACCGGAG AGCTGAGGTTGGAGGTGGAAGCCGGCGCCCACCACCAGGGGATCCCCGTACCCAGAGACGGGAGCTCCTCCTCTGGGTACTCCAGCTCGCTGGGCTCCCCCCGGTCCCCGTTGCGCCGGAGCACAGCTTTCGACAGGACCAAGGACGTTCATAGAC CGCTGGGGGTGCCGGAGAAGGAGCGGgcctgcctgctgctgctgggctccAGCGCGGGACGTCCCACCGCCCAGGTCCTCCCCGTCCAGACCGagccgcccccccctctcccagcgCCCCCTCCGTCGGCcgcacccccctcctcctcctcctcctcctcctcctcctcctcctcctcctcctcctcctcctccccgtgccACCCGGTCTTCAGCCTGGgccccctgcaccccccccaccccgggtaCCCCCACCACCCGCTGCTGGCCCTCACCTCGCCGCgcaagctccgccccctccccatgGGCCCCGACGACAGGACCAAGGCAGGCCTGGCCCCCCCGGGTCCGGGCGGGGGTCCCGGCCCGGGGGGCCTGCGGCTGGACGCGCTCCAGGACCCGGGCGGGTGTCGCGGCCtgatggggggcggggccgtgggGCTGATGATGGACACTAGCTCCGCcctcgcccccgcccccgccgcctgcAGCCTGCAGCACGCGTCCCACGGCCCCCCCGTCCACTTCCACCTCTCCTCCGCCCCCGCCCCGGCCGCCTACTACTCCTACCCGGCCGGcgccgcctccttctcctccgtcttctcctcctcctgcttcgccccctactcctcctcctcctcttcctcccccggagggggaggaagaggaggaggaggaggaggggggggcgccGGCTACGTTCCCATGGCGACCGGGATCAACCCAGCGCCGGGCAGCTACTGCTCCGCCCCCGCCGTCACggccagcccctccccctcccctccctcctcctcctcctcctcctcctcctcctcctcctgctcctcctcgctggacggccccccccccgggggggccAACAACGGGGGGGGCCACCACCCCCCGTCGGCGTGCCCCTGCAGCGCGTGCGGTTGCcacggcggcggctgcggcgcGTTCGGGGCGCTGCCGGGCTACGCGGCGGCGGGCTACCTGCGGCCCttcccggcggcggcggcgggggggccgggACCCTCGCTGTTCGCCCTGGGCCCCGTGCTGCACTTCAGCCCGCTGCTcccctcgccctcgccctcctcctcctcctcctcgccgtccCCCGGCTGCGCCCCCGGCGGGGGACCCTTCACCTACCCGCTGGTGGCGCCGCAGGCCCTGTACCGCCACGGCCTCCTGTCACATGACCTgcacccgccccccccgccgcagCACGGCTGCGGGGGGCACGCGGCGCcggagacgcagaggaacgGTGTTCCCAAGCGGCCGCCAGGCGGCCTGTCGTGCTACAACTGCGGGGTCGGCGGGCACCGGGCCGAGGACTGCAGACAGCCCCCCATGGACGCCCAGCAAG GGACATTTCGACTCAAGTACATCCCCCGCCCTGACATTCAGGAATCTGGGGAATGA